From a region of the Odontesthes bonariensis isolate fOdoBon6 chromosome 4, fOdoBon6.hap1, whole genome shotgun sequence genome:
- the soul5l gene encoding uncharacterized protein soul5l — protein MDFISLLAVLTLVVSAEGSVGLSTNTSFCTESKECLEYDLVCKTDEYEVRHYSPTRWVSTDAEAYFMGVGAAMAFRRLFQYITGANEGGVQMEMTAPVLVKIPEETKMWEPAIYTLNFPLPAAYQDKPPTPTNDKLYFTEMPEMDVYVRSYGGWMLSVTSRLHAHLLTKELERVQASYNHSYHYGVGYDSPLKLLNRHNEVWYVAEGQPVCTDPQEPTPAHIPRPTPSNLPADSPSDPFPNTLSDSPSFTPSNMSSNMTFNSSAQLPPDTPSVAPSKTPVSLPSDLPAEPKFSHPPPSAHISLDLVTNSSDPVSVSLSLEPQPDAGMWNSTAHSSVDTQAEHNTEVEPDNTQ, from the exons AT GGATTTCATCTCACTCTTAGCCGTTTTGACCCTGGTGGTTTCAGCTGAAGGGAGTGTTGG ACTAAGTACCAACACCAGCTTCTGCACAGAGTCCAAGGAGTGTCTGGAATATGATCTGGTCtgcaaaacagatgagtatgaA GTGCGACACTACAGCCCCACTCGCTGGGTGTCAACAGATGCCGAGGCCTACTTCATGGGAGTGGGTGCAGCCATGGCTTTTAGGAGACTGTTTCAGTACATCACCGGAGCCAATGAAGGAG GCGTTCAGATGGAGATGACCGCCCCTGTCCTGGTTAAGATCCCAGAGGAAACCAAGATGTGGGAGCCGGCTATTTACACGTTGAACTTTCCGCTGCCTGCAGCTTATCAGGACAAACCGCCTACACCCACTAATGACAAG CTGTATTTCACCGAGATGCCGGAGATGGACGTGTATGTGAGGAGTTATGGAGGCTGGATGCTGTCGGTCACCTCCAGGCTTCACGCTCACCTGCTGACTAAAGAACTGGAGAGAGTGCAAGCTTCCTACAACCACAGTTATCACTATGGAGTTGGCTATGACAG TCCCTTGAAGCTGTTGAACAGGCACAATGAGGTGTGGTACGTGGCCGAGGGGCAGCCAGTGTGCACAGACCCACAGGAACCGACTCCTGCACACATTCCCCGGCCAACTCCGTCCAATTTACCCGCAGACTCCCCGTCTGACCCTTTCCCGAACACACTCTCTGATTCGCCTTCATTCACTCCCTCCAACATGTCCTCAAACATGACATTCAACTCTTCAGCACAGCTGCCTCCTGACACACCTTCTGTCGCCCCATCTAAAACTCCTGTCAGTCTTCCCTCCGACCTGCCTGCTGAGCCCAAATTCAGCCATCCTCCACCCTCCGCCCACATCTCACTGGACCTTGTGACCAACTCGTCCGATCCCGTCTCTGTGAGCCTGTCACTCGAGCCGCAGCCTGATGCGGGCATGTGGAACAGCACAGCCCACAGCTCTGTGGACACGCAAGCAGAGCACAACACTGAGGTTGAGCCAGATAACACCCAATAG